From Alcaligenes faecalis, the proteins below share one genomic window:
- a CDS encoding EAL domain-containing protein: protein MEHARCVLIVLEEDEGLHYWQEQLRVFGTKTSVVRSLEKVAEERLSQADLLLFPVETGYVPLMVAKLRNDFGSLGIVAVQSGLSASARVQLLLTGADACLALDVQVPELMAWCHAVRRRNVYAAVSVAQALEEVQEPAGQQEWILRDKGWTLVAPNGVGLELTHSERQLMDAFVRHADARFSREDLMRDKGLAASDSRAVDSLISRLRRKASQAGVALPIKSVHGWGYTFTGKLIAQQEPQDSEIMEFYAPRDEQEVSQPTPLELLRALETLDVLDPQASEALSFSYQLRVATSTGQYSGVDAQVFWTSPTGLRLSSDLVLRHMSDSIHRQALCEWMLRTLMTDVRRWWQEYSLRASHIGLKLPIDMLLPIYKRMPSMLRQFELQPCCIELDLFCDEELEETPELIQALQFLKEQDIQVWLTSTDIENNKLNRLRGWPIRGVKLEAEVIQRACREATFKALLETACHLLSEQGFELVIKGVDSLEQRDLALNLELGHYQGRLTSELMSEDGFLLTLASSEPSFGQGHDASRRLSGSVL from the coding sequence ATGGAACATGCACGCTGCGTGTTGATTGTTTTGGAAGAAGACGAAGGCTTGCACTACTGGCAGGAGCAATTGCGGGTTTTCGGTACCAAGACAAGCGTTGTCAGATCCCTGGAAAAGGTGGCTGAGGAGCGGTTGAGTCAGGCCGACCTGTTGCTGTTTCCGGTCGAGACGGGCTACGTCCCTTTGATGGTAGCCAAGCTGCGCAATGATTTTGGCTCCCTGGGCATTGTGGCCGTTCAGTCTGGTCTGTCTGCCAGCGCCCGTGTCCAGTTGCTGCTGACCGGTGCCGATGCGTGTTTGGCACTGGATGTGCAAGTTCCCGAGCTGATGGCCTGGTGCCATGCCGTGCGCCGTCGTAATGTGTATGCTGCCGTGAGCGTTGCCCAGGCTCTGGAAGAGGTGCAGGAGCCGGCCGGTCAACAGGAATGGATCTTGCGCGACAAGGGCTGGACGCTCGTCGCTCCCAATGGCGTGGGCCTGGAGCTGACGCATAGCGAGCGTCAGTTAATGGATGCCTTTGTCCGTCATGCGGATGCTCGCTTCAGCCGTGAGGACCTGATGCGCGACAAAGGCCTGGCCGCCAGCGACAGCCGTGCTGTGGATTCCCTGATCAGCCGTTTGCGCCGCAAAGCCAGCCAGGCAGGTGTGGCCTTGCCCATCAAATCCGTGCATGGCTGGGGCTACACCTTTACGGGCAAACTGATTGCCCAGCAAGAGCCGCAAGACAGCGAGATCATGGAGTTCTATGCGCCTCGCGACGAGCAGGAAGTGAGCCAGCCCACACCGCTGGAGCTCTTGCGCGCTCTGGAAACGCTGGATGTGCTCGATCCCCAGGCCAGCGAAGCATTGTCTTTTTCATATCAATTGCGGGTGGCGACCAGCACAGGCCAGTACAGCGGTGTGGATGCTCAAGTGTTCTGGACCTCGCCCACCGGCCTTCGATTGTCCTCGGATCTGGTCTTGCGCCATATGTCTGATTCCATCCACCGCCAGGCTTTGTGCGAGTGGATGTTGCGTACCTTGATGACAGATGTGCGACGCTGGTGGCAGGAGTATTCGCTGCGAGCCAGTCATATTGGCTTGAAATTGCCCATCGACATGTTGCTGCCCATCTACAAGCGCATGCCCAGCATGTTGCGCCAGTTCGAGCTGCAGCCTTGCTGCATCGAGCTGGATTTGTTCTGCGACGAGGAGCTGGAAGAAACGCCGGAGCTGATCCAGGCTTTGCAGTTCCTGAAAGAGCAGGACATCCAGGTCTGGCTGACCAGCACCGATATTGAAAACAACAAGCTCAACCGTTTGCGTGGCTGGCCGATTCGTGGCGTCAAGCTGGAGGCCGAGGTCATTCAGCGTGCCTGCCGTGAGGCCACGTTCAAGGCCTTGCTGGAAACGGCCTGCCACCTGCTCAGCGAGCAGGGTTTTGAACTGGTCATCAAGGGCGTGGACAGTCTGGAGCAGCGTGATCTGGCGCTGAATCTGGAGCTGGGTCACTACCAAGGTCGCCTGACGTCCGAGCTGATGTCCGAGGATGGGTTCTTGCTGACACTGGCCAGTAGCGAGCCTTCTTTTGGGCAAGGTCATGATGCGTCCCGACGCTTGAGCGGCAGTGTTTTATAA
- a CDS encoding methyl-accepting chemotaxis protein gives MMRLGLKQKLWLPLILCLMALVAVFAFVNYQLYQAQMEERKSSLQHIVNIAVNITQDYQQLVSKGVLSKEEAQKQALQRIGSIRFGQEGYVSVLSTDVVSIMNPSRPELDGQNVSAVVDINGVYPFAEMSRIGRNGGEGFLEYHWPKLTDKSNAPKLAFGKGVAQWDWVLTSGVYIDNIKDRFLSSLLSSSMVFLLIIVLVSAVTVFLARQIFAELGAEPTILHGAAKAIAGGDLRVAHSLRSIPDNSVMASIEQMRVKLNEVMRTLQHSSGVIADDTSQLSVGNLELSSRTTQQAVALQETASAMEEMTGTVRMSEENAMRAEEVSSQVQKTAQHGGQMVSELVDRMGAIRDTSGKVADITTVINSIAFQTNILALNAAVEAARAGEQGRGFAVVAGEVRALAQRTTASAQEIAQLVEASSTSTREGVQLMGQVGEVIDEMVTGSSQVMTIVHEIAASTREQTIGIEQINVAVGQLDSATQQNAEMVNQVAHTSSELQDQVQELDRLTQAFRLG, from the coding sequence ATGATGCGTTTGGGTTTGAAACAGAAGTTGTGGTTGCCATTAATCTTGTGTTTGATGGCGTTGGTGGCGGTTTTTGCGTTTGTGAACTATCAGCTCTATCAGGCACAGATGGAGGAGCGAAAAAGCAGTTTGCAGCACATCGTCAATATCGCAGTGAATATTACGCAGGACTACCAGCAACTGGTTAGCAAGGGCGTCCTTAGCAAGGAAGAGGCGCAAAAGCAGGCGCTGCAACGCATCGGCAGTATCCGCTTTGGACAGGAAGGTTATGTGTCGGTGTTATCTACCGATGTGGTGTCCATCATGAACCCCAGCCGCCCGGAGCTGGACGGCCAGAACGTCAGTGCCGTGGTCGATATCAACGGGGTCTACCCTTTTGCAGAGATGAGCCGTATCGGCCGCAATGGGGGTGAAGGTTTCCTGGAATACCACTGGCCCAAGCTGACCGACAAGAGCAATGCGCCCAAACTGGCTTTCGGAAAAGGCGTGGCCCAGTGGGATTGGGTGCTGACTTCCGGCGTGTATATCGACAATATCAAGGACCGTTTTCTGAGCAGCCTGCTTAGCTCCTCGATGGTGTTTTTGCTGATTATTGTGTTGGTGTCGGCCGTTACCGTGTTTCTGGCGCGCCAGATTTTTGCCGAACTGGGGGCCGAGCCCACGATCTTGCATGGCGCGGCTAAAGCGATTGCCGGTGGTGATTTGCGGGTTGCTCATTCCTTGCGTTCAATTCCGGACAATAGCGTGATGGCGTCCATCGAGCAAATGCGAGTGAAATTGAATGAAGTCATGCGCACCTTGCAGCACAGCAGTGGCGTGATTGCGGATGATACCTCGCAACTGTCTGTGGGCAATCTGGAGCTGTCCAGCCGCACCACTCAGCAGGCGGTGGCCTTGCAGGAAACAGCATCGGCCATGGAAGAGATGACCGGCACGGTGCGCATGAGCGAAGAAAACGCCATGCGTGCTGAGGAAGTCTCCAGTCAGGTGCAGAAAACCGCTCAGCATGGTGGCCAGATGGTCAGTGAGCTGGTGGACCGCATGGGGGCAATTCGCGACACCAGCGGCAAGGTAGCGGATATCACCACGGTCATTAACTCGATTGCGTTCCAGACCAATATTCTGGCTCTGAACGCCGCTGTGGAAGCCGCACGAGCCGGTGAGCAGGGTCGAGGTTTTGCGGTGGTGGCCGGTGAAGTGCGGGCCCTGGCGCAGCGCACGACGGCTTCTGCCCAGGAGATTGCTCAATTGGTGGAAGCGTCTTCCACCAGCACCCGCGAAGGTGTGCAGTTGATGGGGCAGGTGGGGGAGGTGATCGATGAGATGGTTACCGGCAGCTCGCAAGTGATGACGATTGTTCACGAGATTGCGGCATCTACTCGCGAACAAACCATTGGGATCGAGCAAATCAATGTGGCCGTGGGGCAGCTGGATTCGGCTACCCAGCAAAACGCGGAGATGGTGAACCAGGTGGCTCACACTTCCAGTGAGTTGCAGGACCAGGTGCAAGAGCTGGATCGCTTGACTCAGGCTTTCCGTCTGGGGTGA